Proteins encoded together in one Microbacterium oxydans window:
- a CDS encoding ankyrin repeat domain-containing protein, whose amino-acid sequence MSLESEKEEEFLRALPPLVRAAAVGDLERVCVLLAAGASASETDDVGWTALHAAAVRRYPQIVEALLAAGADPNVADSYGFTPLLNASGPGDAASVEALLHAGADVEVSDAHLGWRPLSRAAEWDNFEVLVLLLSAGADPNQDSPLIAAAEAGSLRCVRALVAHGADPAMRIEGHTASHYARRRNHHDIAAYLDNLAAGQS is encoded by the coding sequence ATGTCGTTGGAGAGTGAGAAGGAAGAGGAGTTCCTCAGGGCGCTGCCCCCTTTAGTGCGCGCAGCCGCTGTAGGTGACCTCGAGCGGGTATGTGTGCTTCTGGCCGCCGGCGCGTCGGCCAGTGAGACCGACGATGTCGGATGGACTGCTCTGCATGCAGCAGCTGTCCGCAGATACCCTCAGATCGTCGAGGCACTACTCGCGGCTGGCGCTGATCCGAATGTTGCCGACTCGTACGGTTTCACACCGCTTCTCAACGCGTCCGGCCCCGGGGACGCTGCAAGCGTCGAGGCGCTGCTACATGCTGGCGCCGACGTCGAAGTGTCGGACGCCCACTTAGGATGGCGCCCACTGAGTCGTGCCGCGGAGTGGGACAACTTCGAGGTGCTCGTCCTCCTTCTGAGCGCTGGTGCGGACCCGAACCAAGATTCGCCACTGATCGCCGCCGCTGAAGCGGGAAGCCTACGTTGCGTCCGCGCGCTCGTGGCCCACGGCGCCGATCCGGCCATGCGGATCGAGGGCCACACCGCGAGCCATTACGCGCGGCGTCGAAACCACCACGACATCGCCGCGTACCTGGACAACCTTGCCGCAGGCCAATCCTGA
- a CDS encoding tyrosine-type recombinase/integrase has translation MTAVARRPIDGVLFDTLAHSGPRIGEATALKIKDLDLDQKRARIHRTCTTDRAGLRKPWPVHTCEKRWLPLADFVVEGIREIVTGRDPEECETDAKSP, from the coding sequence GTGACCGCGGTCGCGCGCCGGCCGATCGACGGCGTTCTGTTCGACACGCTCGCGCACAGCGGACCCCGCATCGGCGAAGCCACCGCGCTGAAGATCAAAGACCTCGATCTCGATCAGAAGCGTGCCCGCATCCACCGCACATGTACGACTGATCGCGCGGGGCTGCGCAAGCCTTGGCCGGTGCACACCTGCGAGAAGCGCTGGTTGCCACTCGCAGACTTCGTCGTCGAGGGCATCCGGGAGATCGTCACCGGTCGCGACCCCGAGGAATGTGAGACGGACGCCAA